The Desulfatibacillum aliphaticivorans DSM 15576 genome has a segment encoding these proteins:
- a CDS encoding BMC domain-containing protein: MFKSMGIVELNSVARGIMTADDMVKEANVELVLARPVCPGRYLIMVAGDTAAVKRSVEKGLRIADEFIADHFVLTHIHPDVFPAISSSVIVPEIRAIGVIETYSSASAVMAADKAVKAANVDLIDIRLATGLAGKAVVTLTGRIGSVQAAVEAGSQCLAESGLLLGNAILSSPGEEIKKQILM, from the coding sequence ATGTTTAAATCAATGGGAATCGTGGAGCTGAACAGCGTGGCCCGCGGGATAATGACCGCCGACGATATGGTCAAAGAGGCCAACGTGGAGCTGGTCCTGGCCCGTCCCGTTTGCCCGGGGCGCTACCTCATTATGGTGGCCGGAGACACGGCGGCGGTCAAGCGATCCGTGGAAAAAGGCCTGCGCATCGCCGACGAGTTCATCGCCGATCATTTCGTGCTCACTCACATCCACCCGGACGTATTTCCGGCAATCAGTTCATCCGTCATCGTGCCGGAAATCCGCGCCATCGGCGTGATCGAAACTTACTCCTCAGCATCCGCGGTCATGGCGGCGGACAAGGCGGTCAAGGCCGCCAACGTGGACCTGATTGACATCCGCCTGGCCACCGGCCTGGCAGGCAAGGCCGTGGTGACGCTCACCGGCCGCATCGGATCGGTGCAGGCCGCCGTGGAAGCCGGAAGCCAGTGTCTTGCGGAATCCGGGCTTTTGCTGGGCAATGCGATTCTTTCCTCTCCCGGCGAGGAAATCAAAAAACAGATTTTAATGTAG
- a CDS encoding 4Fe-4S dicluster domain-containing protein has protein sequence MTHPLVEKTRAAGVVGAGGAGFPTHVKIDAKADTVLINGASCEPLLCSDIHLMETRSDDIIKGLGLVMDAVSAEKAMIGVKAKHRNAVAILEQKVADAGLTGGRNMSVFKMQDFYPGGDEHVLVNEATGRIVPQGGIPLEVGVVVSNSESVFNMSQAMEDKPVTHRTLNVAGEVMKPIVVRVPVGTPVSHVLKLAGGARRPDCKVIDGGPMMGRVLDDPEKAFVTKTTSGLIVLPAEHNVIKGKTTDINQLMRVTRLACCQCSLCTDLCPRFQLGHNLHPHLIMRSLALPVDHPIKQQALLCSECGICEKWACPMQISPREVNRAIKQQLKIRPKDVGGEDLGRHPYTDYRRVPVKRLLGKLDLLAYDVHPEPVIDPAQPDVVGLYLRQHIGAPSTPVVSVGDAVACGQVVAEIPEKALGARVHASISGKVIAVDSEKILVKKENGNV, from the coding sequence ATGACGCATCCGCTTGTAGAAAAAACCAGGGCCGCAGGCGTAGTCGGCGCCGGCGGGGCCGGGTTTCCAACCCACGTCAAGATAGACGCCAAGGCCGACACCGTGCTGATCAACGGCGCATCCTGCGAGCCCCTGCTCTGTTCGGACATCCACTTGATGGAAACCCGTTCGGACGACATCATCAAAGGCCTGGGGCTGGTCATGGATGCCGTGAGCGCCGAAAAGGCCATGATCGGCGTCAAGGCCAAGCACCGGAACGCGGTTGCGATTTTGGAGCAGAAGGTCGCCGACGCAGGCCTCACCGGCGGCCGCAACATGTCCGTCTTTAAGATGCAGGACTTCTACCCCGGCGGAGACGAGCACGTGCTTGTGAACGAAGCCACCGGCCGCATTGTGCCCCAGGGGGGAATTCCCCTGGAGGTCGGGGTGGTGGTTTCCAACTCCGAGTCCGTGTTCAATATGTCCCAGGCTATGGAAGACAAGCCCGTAACCCACCGGACCCTGAACGTGGCCGGCGAGGTCATGAAGCCCATTGTTGTGCGGGTTCCCGTGGGAACTCCCGTCTCTCACGTGCTGAAGTTGGCCGGGGGCGCGCGCAGGCCGGACTGCAAGGTGATCGACGGCGGCCCCATGATGGGCCGGGTTCTGGACGATCCGGAAAAAGCCTTTGTAACCAAGACTACCTCGGGCCTCATTGTCCTGCCTGCGGAACACAATGTGATTAAAGGCAAGACAACGGACATCAACCAGCTTATGCGCGTGACCCGCCTGGCCTGCTGCCAGTGCTCCCTGTGCACGGATCTTTGCCCCCGGTTTCAATTGGGCCACAACCTGCACCCGCATTTGATCATGCGCTCCCTGGCTTTGCCCGTGGATCATCCGATCAAGCAGCAGGCGCTTCTTTGCTCCGAATGCGGCATTTGCGAAAAATGGGCCTGCCCCATGCAGATTTCCCCCCGGGAGGTTAACCGGGCCATCAAGCAGCAGTTGAAAATCCGGCCCAAGGACGTGGGCGGCGAAGATCTGGGCCGCCATCCTTATACGGATTACCGCCGCGTGCCGGTCAAGCGCCTGTTGGGCAAGCTGGATCTGCTGGCTTACGACGTTCACCCGGAGCCCGTGATCGATCCGGCCCAGCCCGACGTGGTCGGCCTGTACCTGCGCCAGCACATCGGAGCGCCTTCCACGCCCGTGGTTTCGGTGGGCGACGCAGTGGCCTGCGGCCAGGTGGTTGCGGAAATTCCTGAAAAAGCGCTGGGCGCCCGCGTTCATGCTTCGATCTCCGGCAAAGTCATAGCCGTGGATTCCGAAAAGATTCTTGTGAAAAAGGAGAATGGCAATGTTTAA